The sequence GATGATGCTGCAAAATAGCGGAAGCCTGGGTCAGCGCATCGTCGGGCGTAATACGTCCATCCGTGAAAATTTCCATGACCAACCGGTCATAGTCGGTACGGTTCCCTACCCGGGCCGGTTCGACGGCATATTTGACGCGGCTCACCGGAGAAAACAGGGAATCAATGGGAATGACACCGATTACCTGTTCCGCCTTTTTATTTTGGTCGCCCGGACAAAACCCACGCCCCACCTTGACGGTGAGTTCCATTTCAAACTTGCGCTTACGGTCCAAAGTGCAAATGCGCTGTTTCGGGTTAACCAATTCGATATTCTGATTGAGCGTGATGTCGCCCGCAGTCACTTCGCCCTCTTTATTCACGGAAAGCATCAGCACCTGTTCCTCGCGGGAATGCGCCTTGAACAGCACTTTCTTGAGGTTCAATACGATATCGGTGACATCTTCCATCACTCCGTCCACGGTGGCAAACTCATGCATGGCACCATCAATGCGAATCGAAGTAATGGCCGCGCCCTCAAGCGACGACAACAACACCCGGCGCAGTGAATTGCCGACGGTATGGCCGTAACCCGTCTCAAACGGTTCCGCAATAAACTTTCCGTAGGTTTCCGTGGAAGCGGCATCATCTTTCGTCAACCGCTTGGGCATTTCAAATCGCCCTAGTCTTACTGGCATAACAACTGTCCTTTCCGGCAAATTTAATCTGGCTCAACCAGCATTCTCCACTCCCGCCGCCGGGCGAGCCCATGTATTTGCCTTGCTCCATAAAGGAGCGGTTTATTGATTAGCGGGAATAAAATTCAACCACCATTTGCATGTTCGCAATCGGCTGGATTTCCTGCTGGGAGGGAATACGCATCACGGTACCGCGAAACGCTTCCTTATTCAGGGAAAGCCAATCCGGCACGTTACGACTGGTGGCCGTTTCCAAACTTTTCACCGCCATCTGGCGGGAGACGTTATGGTCTTTGACCTCGATGATATCATTCACCTTGAGCGAATAGGAGGGGATACTGACCTTGCGGCCATTGACCTTGATGTGCCCATGGCCAACCATCTGCCGGGCACCAGAACGAGTGTTGGAGAGTCCGAGGTGGAAAACCACGTTGTCGAGCCGCGTCTCCAAAATTTGGAGCATCTGTTCGCCAGTGACACCACGGCGGCGCACAGCCTGCTCGTACACCTTGCGGAATTGGCGTTCCAGCAGACCATAGAAATAACGAAATTTCTGCTTTTCATTCAAGCCCACGCCGTAATCCGAATGTTTGCGGCGGGATTTGGGACCATGAACGCCGGGACCGTAATTGCGGCGTTCCAGATATTTGTCCGGCCCAAAAATGGGCAGACCAAATTTACGATTAATGCGAGTTCGTGGACCAGTATAGCGAGCCATAATTTAATGCCGGTTAACAGGTGTATTTTTCGGGGTTAGACGCGGCGTTTCTTGCGCGGACGACAACCATTATGAGGGATGGGCGTAACATCCTTGATGACCGAAATTTCCAAGCCGATGGCCTGCAGAGCGCGGATAGCGGACTCCCGTCCGGAACCCGGCCCGCTGACGCGAATTTCCACCTCGCGCAAACCGTGCGCCATCGCCTGGCGAGCGGCTTCCTGCGCCACCTGCTGGGCGGCGAAAGCCGTGCTTTTACGCGATCCTTTATAGCCCACGCGCCCGGCGGTTGCCCAACCGAGCACATTCCCCTGCATATCCGTGACACTGACATGCGTGTTATTAAACGTTGCGGTGATGTGCGCAACGCCACTGACAATATTCTTTGAACCCTTGGCCTTGACCACCTTCTTGCTGGCCATATCGTCGCCCAGCAATTCCGCAGCGGTGGGAGCAGTAGCGGCAACGGGAACGCCGGGAGCGGCGGCCACAACAGTTTCCTCAGGTTTGGCGCCGGTGTCCGGGGCTAGGGCAGCCTTATCCTTCTTTGCGGTTTTTTCGGCGCCCTTGTCGGCGGCTTTATCCTGCCCTTTTGGAGTTTGGGCGGCTTCGAGCTTCCCTTCCTTTTTCTGGGGCGCGGGTTTCTTATCTTGTTTCTCTTCAGACATAAGGTGAAATTAGATTAATGAATGCCGGTCTTGGCGTTCGGGTTGCGAGTGACACCGACGGTCTTGCGCGGCCCCTTGCGGGTGCGCGCATTGGTTTGGGTGCGTTGACCGCGCACGGGCAAACCGCGCAGATGCCGGATGCCACGATACGATTTGATGACCTGCAGGCGCTTGAGATTTAAACCGATTTCGCGGCGTAAATCACCCTCAATGACGTACTTGCCCTCTTGAATGGCATGGACAATCTGCGAGAGTTGCTGCTCGGTTAACTCCTTGGCGCGGATTCCCAAGGGAATCCCCGCCTTTTTCAGGATTTCCAAAGCGTTCGTCGGGCCGATGCCGTACACATAACGGAGCGCAATTTCGATGCGCTTTTCACCCGGAATTTCAACACCAATGATACGTGCCATAAATTATATTAAATCTGTTTAACCCTGGCGTTGTTTGTGACGCGGATTCGAGCAAATAACCCGAATCACGCCCTTACGCCGGACGATCTTGCAATTTTCACACAGTTTTTTTACTGACGCGCGCACTTTCATAACCAAATTATTCTTTCTTCCATTCCAACCGCCCTTTGGATAAATCGCAGGGCGACATCGCTGCCATCACTTTTTCCCCGACGGCAAACCGTACTCCCGCAACCACCGCCCGTTTCGGCAGGTGGCCATAGAAGCGGTGGCCGTTCGCCAACACCACGCGGCATAACCGCTCCGACAAAATCTCTTCTACCGTGCCTTCGGCGCGGATGACATTTTCGCCATGCACGTTAATATCTCAGGTTCGGACTCGGTGACCAGCACCGTGTTCTCGAAATGAGCAGACAGTTGACCATCCGCCGTCACTACTGTCCAGCCATCTTTCAAACGTTTTACGTCCGGCCGTCCCGCATTCACCATCGGTTCAATCGCAATGGTCATCCCTGCCCTCAGTTTAGGCGACGATTTGCCGGGTTCCACAAAATTAGGCACCTGCGGCTCTTCGTGCATTTGCCGTCCCACACCGTGCCCGACAAATTCCCGCACGACACTAAATCCACTGCTTTCCACAAACTGCTGAACGGCACGGGATATATCCACCACCCGGTTACCCGCCAGCGCCTTCCCGATCCCTTGTGCGAGCGCTTGTTCTGTCACATCAAGCAACTGCTGCGCTCGCAGATCACATCCGCCCACCGCCACCGTCCGAGCGTTATCCCCAATATATCCATTATAAAAAACACCCACATCCAAGCTTACCAAATCCCCAAAGACCAACCGACGATCACCCGCCAACCCATGCACCACCTGCTCGTTCACGGAAATGCAAGTATGGCACGGATACTTCATCGCCCCAACCCGGTATCCCAAAAACGCGCTCCGCGCGCCATAACTTTGGATCCGCTCCGCAGCAAAGTTATCCAAGTCCCGGGTGGTCATGCCCGGCTGCGCCACCGCCAACGTTTCTTCCAACACAGCCCGCGCAATCTGGCAGGCCGGTCGCATAGCCTCCAAATCCCGTTCGCTTTTTATCACGATCATGGTCGGTACGGAGTTATGCTCTACATGGCGCGCTCCGATTTGATGCTAACCAGACTTAGAAGCGTCCCTTAAGTCGGCCCTTTTTCAGGAACCCGTCATAATGGCGCATCAATAAATGCGTTTCCATCTGCCGCATGGTATCCAACATTACACCCACCATGATCAACATGCTGGTACCGCCAAAAAACGTGGCCACCGCATACGGCACGCTGATCGCGTTATACAACATAATCGGAATGATGGCGATAATCGTCAGGAACACCGCGCCCGCCAGAGTAATCCGGCTCATGGCGTGATGCAAGAAATCACTGGTTGCCTGGCCGGGACGCACTCCCGGAATATAACCATTGTACTTCTTAAGATCATCCGCGATTTGAATTTCGTTAAATTGCGTGGCCACCCAGAAATAGCTGAAGAACAGGATCATCAAGGCA comes from Verrucomicrobiota bacterium and encodes:
- the map gene encoding type I methionyl aminopeptidase, giving the protein MIVIKSERDLEAMRPACQIARAVLEETLAVAQPGMTTRDLDNFAAERIQSYGARSAFLGYRVGAMKYPCHTCISVNEQVVHGLAGDRRLVFGDLVSLDVGVFYNGYIGDNARTVAVGGCDLRAQQLLDVTEQALAQGIGKALAGNRVVDISRAVQQFVESSGFSVVREFVGHGVGRQMHEEPQVPNFVEPGKSSPKLRAGMTIAIEPMVNAGRPDVKRLKDGWTVVTADGQLSAHFENTVLVTESEPEILTCMAKMSSAPKAR
- a CDS encoding translation initiation factor IF-1 — encoded protein: MHGENVIRAEGTVEEILSERLCRVVLANGHRFYGHLPKRAVVAGVRFAVGEKVMAAMSPCDLSKGRLEWKKE
- the rpsK gene encoding 30S ribosomal protein S11, which gives rise to MSEEKQDKKPAPQKKEGKLEAAQTPKGQDKAADKGAEKTAKKDKAALAPDTGAKPEETVVAAAPGVPVAATAPTAAELLGDDMASKKVVKAKGSKNIVSGVAHITATFNNTHVSVTDMQGNVLGWATAGRVGYKGSRKSTAFAAQQVAQEAARQAMAHGLREVEIRVSGPGSGRESAIRALQAIGLEISVIKDVTPIPHNGCRPRKKRRV
- the rpsM gene encoding 30S ribosomal protein S13 produces the protein MARIIGVEIPGEKRIEIALRYVYGIGPTNALEILKKAGIPLGIRAKELTEQQLSQIVHAIQEGKYVIEGDLRREIGLNLKRLQVIKSYRGIRHLRGLPVRGQRTQTNARTRKGPRKTVGVTRNPNAKTGIH
- a CDS encoding DNA-directed RNA polymerase subunit alpha gives rise to the protein MPVRLGRFEMPKRLTKDDAASTETYGKFIAEPFETGYGHTVGNSLRRVLLSSLEGAAITSIRIDGAMHEFATVDGVMEDVTDIVLNLKKVLFKAHSREEQVLMLSVNKEGEVTAGDITLNQNIELVNPKQRICTLDRKRKFEMELTVKVGRGFCPGDQNKKAEQVIGVIPIDSLFSPVSRVKYAVEPARVGNRTDYDRLVMEIFTDGRITPDDALTQASAILQHHLDVFVGYDKNAVEFEEVVDRQDDEKMKLKKLLNMSVNEIELSVRAANCLNNANITTVGQLAMKTEAEMLKYRNFGKKSLNEIKEKLSTLGLNLGMHFETDLFEAPPVPAEPKLPQKE
- the rpsD gene encoding 30S ribosomal protein S4; translated protein: MARYTGPRTRINRKFGLPIFGPDKYLERRNYGPGVHGPKSRRKHSDYGVGLNEKQKFRYFYGLLERQFRKVYEQAVRRRGVTGEQMLQILETRLDNVVFHLGLSNTRSGARQMVGHGHIKVNGRKVSIPSYSLKVNDIIEVKDHNVSRQMAVKSLETATSRNVPDWLSLNKEAFRGTVMRIPSQQEIQPIANMQMVVEFYSR
- the rpmJ gene encoding 50S ribosomal protein L36; the protein is MKVRASVKKLCENCKIVRRKGVIRVICSNPRHKQRQG